The DNA window CGGGAGAGGCGCCGAGGGAGGGAGCCTTCGTGGCCGTCGTGCACATGCGCATCGACAACCGGCTCATCCACGGCCAGGTGACGACCAGCTGGGTGAGCGCCGTGGGTGCCGACCGGATCGTGGTCACCAACGACGACGTCTCCCGGGACCCGGTGCAGAAGCTGCTGCTGCCCCAGGCGGCGCGGGGCGTCCCGACGTCGATCCTGTCGGTGGAGGAGACGCTGGAGTTCGCGCGCAGCGCGCAGGGGGAGCGCGAGAAGGTGCTGGTCATCGCCAAGCTTCCTTCGGACGCGCTGCGCCTCCTGGAGGGGGGGCTGAAGCCGCGCGAGGTGAACGTGGGCAACCAGGCGCCGACGCCGGGGAGCCGGTTCAAGATGGTCACCCATTCCATCGCCGTCACCCCGGAGGAGGCGGAGATCTACCGGAAGATCGCCGCCTTCGGCTACACGCTGACCTGCAAGATGATGCCCAGCGACCGCGCCAGCGACTTCCTGGAGCTGCTGAGAAGGAACGGGCTGTGAGCGGTTCCGGCGAAGGGCTGGCGGGTTGGGCGGAGGCCGTCATCCGCCTGGAGCCGCCGCTGCCCATGGGGGGTTACGCGGCAAGGCGGGAGCCGGCGCGCTCGGTCCACGACCCGCTCCAGGTGCGGGCGCTGGCGCTGGGCGCGCCGGGGAGCGCTCTGGTGCTGGCGGTGGCGGACCTGCTGGCGGTGGAGCGGTCGCTGGTGACCCGGATCCGCCGGCGGTTGGCGGGGCGGCGGCCGCGGACGACGCTCTGGCTGGCGGCGACGCACACCCACTCGGGCCCCGAGGTGGGACGGCTCCTCGGCGCCGAGCCGGCCCCCGGGGTGGAGGAGGCGGTGGCGGAGGCGACGCTCGTGGCGGCCGAGCGCGCGCTGTCGGCGATGCGCCCTGTGCGTGCCTCCTGGGCCAGCCTGCCGGTGGAAGGGGTGGCGACGCCCCGGGATCACCCGGAGACGGGCGGGCCGCTGGAGCTGGACCTGCTGGTGCTGGAGGACGCGGAGGGCGACAGGGCGGTCTTCGGCAGCTTCCCCTGCCACCCCACGGTGCTGGGCGAGTCCAACTTGGCGCTCTCCGCCGATCTGCCGGGCGCCTTCCGCCGGCGGCTGGCGGAGCGCCTGGGCGGCGACGCCTGGGTGACGCTGGCCACGGGCGCCGCCGGCGACGTCAGCACGCGGCATACACGGCGGGCACAGGACTTCGGCGAAGTCGAGCGGCTGGGCGACCTGCTGGCGGCCCGGGCCGAGGAGGCGCTGGGCGGGCGCCGGCCGCTGGCGGCGGGCCCGCTCCGGCTGGTCCGGCGGCGGCTCCGCCTGCCGGCCAAGGAGCCTCCCGACCCCGCCGCGCTGGCGGAGCTGGAGGCCGGGCTGCGGGAACGGCTGGCCGCCGCGCGCGAGGCCGGGCGAGAGGGCGAGGCGCGGACGCTCGTCACCGCCCTGCAAGGGGTGGAGGCCGCGCGGAGGATGGGTGTGGCCGGCGCTCCGACGAGGCTGGAGGCGGAGCTGGACGCCGCCGCCTGGGGCTCGCTCCGCCTGGCCACGGTGCCGGGGGAGCTCTACCACCGCCCGGGCGACGCGGTCCGGCGGGCCGCCGGTCTGCCCACCCTG is part of the Bacillota bacterium genome and encodes:
- a CDS encoding PTS sugar transporter subunit IIB codes for the protein MAVVHMRIDNRLIHGQVTTSWVSAVGADRIVVTNDDVSRDPVQKLLLPQAARGVPTSILSVEETLEFARSAQGEREKVLVIAKLPSDALRLLEGGLKPREVNVGNQAPTPGSRFKMVTHSIAVTPEEAEIYRKIAAFGYTLTCKMMPSDRASDFLELLRRNGL